The Urbifossiella limnaea nucleotide sequence CGGGAGGAAGTGGAGCCGGACGTTGGCCGGGATGGGGAGCCGCCTGGCCCGGTGCCACCCGGCGTTGTCCACCACCACGACCAGCACCTTCTCCCCCTTCGGGTCGGCGTGGGCGGCGAAAGCGGCGAGGGCGTCGGCCATCCGCTCCACCTGGACCCGGGGCAGGATGACGGTGAACGACTCCCCGGTGGCCGGCCGGGCGAACCCGTACACGTACAGCCACTCGTACTTCGTTCGCCCGCCCGACCGGGGCCGGTGCCCCCGGAGCCACCACACCCGCCGGGTGATGGGCTTGAGCCCGAGCCGGGCCTCGTCCTCGGCCCACACCTCGACCGCCCGGCCGGGGTGGGCGGCCCTCAACCGCCTCACCCGCCGTCGCACGTTTTTTCCCACCGCCGGCGGGTCGGGGCGTCGGCCGCCTTCGGGTGGGCCGGGCGGGGCACCTGGAGGCTGAACCCGAGGGCCACCAGCCACCGCCACCCGGTCTCGGGGCAGACCCCCACCTGCCACCGGTCGTGGACGTACCGGGCGACCTTCGGGCCGGTCCACACCCCGCCGTCCGGCGGCCGCTTCTGCAACGCCGCGTACAGGGCGGCCCGCCGCCGGGCGGTCAGCTTGGGCTCGGCCCCGTTGCCCCTCCGCCGGTCGGCCACCCCGTCCGGGCCGCGGTCGTCCCACCGGTGGAGGACGTGGCGGACGGTGACGGCCGACAGCCCGACCACGTCGGCCACCGCGGCCGGGGTACGGGGCACGTCCGTCCGGGCGAGCAGCCAGAGGGCGTGCCACCGCCGCTTCTCGACCGGGTGCCGGCAGGACACGTACCGGTGCCGGAGGTTGCCGACCGGCAGGTGCCGGGCGAACGGCAGGCGTCGCATGGGATTCCCTCCCGCAACAACGAGTTGCCAGGACATCGTAGGGAATCAACTCCGTACGGTATCAATCGCCCGCCACAATTTTCTCCGCATAACCGGTGCATTAATTAGTATAAAACGCCTTATCAGTCGTGCATAACGCAACTCACACGTTTGAAAACTGGCAAATGCACGATCAACATCGCATGCTCAGCCGTCGTCTGTCGGGCGCGCCGCGGCGAAAGTTCCCGCCGCGGCTTGCGGCCGCCACCGCGACCCGGCATACTCGGGGCATGACGCCCCGCTTCTCCCACCCCGCGCCTAGCCGCCGCGGCGCCCTCCAGGCCGGCGCCGTCGGCCTCCTCGGGCTCGGCGCCGCCGAGTTGCAACTCCTCCGCGCCGCCGGCAGCAGTGCGCACCCCGCCCGCGCCGTCATCTACGTTTTCCTCTCCGGCGGGCTCGCCCAGCACGAGAGCTTCGACCCCAAGCCCGACGCTCCCGACGCCATCCGCGGCGAGTTCGGCACCACCGCCACCCGCACCCCCGGCGTCCGCATCACCGAACACCTGCCGCTCCTCGCGGCGCGGTCGAGCAAGTGGGCGCTCGTCCGCTCGCTCACGCACCGCTCCAACGACCACTCGCTCGGCCACCACATCATGCTCACCGGCCGCAGCG carries:
- a CDS encoding IS630 family transposase, whose amino-acid sequence is MRAAHPGRAVEVWAEDEARLGLKPITRRVWWLRGHRPRSGGRTKYEWLYVYGFARPATGESFTVILPRVQVERMADALAAFAAHADPKGEKVLVVVVDNAGWHRARRLPIPANVRLHFLPPCTPELQPVEPFWALVREAVANETYDRLADLRRVVRRRCRRLAEDRATVLGAIGFHWAVRVER
- a CDS encoding winged helix-turn-helix domain-containing protein, which gives rise to MRRLPFARHLPVGNLRHRYVSCRHPVEKRRWHALWLLARTDVPRTPAAVADVVGLSAVTVRHVLHRWDDRGPDGVADRRRGNGAEPKLTARRRAALYAALQKRPPDGGVWTGPKVARYVHDRWQVGVCPETGWRWLVALGFSLQVPRPAHPKAADAPTRRRWEKTCDGG